The following proteins are encoded in a genomic region of Helicobacter macacae MIT 99-5501:
- the fliI gene encoding flagellar protein export ATPase FliI has translation MSLDLLKNKLATRPNLSPQYGVIHKITPTIIYARGITPSVGDIVKILHKDNSQSLGIVTISEGNGFGFNPFEFVENFGIHDKVIIQNNGLTFPVADSMLGRAFDPLGQPIDDEPPLQNPTFVPIINPPIKALKRGIIDEVFDVGVRSINSLLTCGKGQKLGIFAGSGVGKSTLMGMIVRGCNAPIKVIALIGERGREVPEFIHKSLGGSLENTVLIVATSDDSPLMRKYGAFSAMAVAEYFKSQGRDVLFIMDSITRFAMAQREIGLALGEPPTSKGYPPSVLTLMPQLMERAGKEEGKGSISAFFTVLVEGDDLSDPIADQARSILDGHIVLDRGLSDLGVYPPINILSSASRVSNDIISDSQKELIQKFRRYYSLLRENEVLIRIGSYQRGSDPELDYALDLKPAMEAFLKQGEKEVISFDEALEQLGKLFR, from the coding sequence ATGTCGCTTGATTTGCTAAAAAACAAGCTCGCCACTCGCCCAAATCTCTCCCCACAATATGGCGTTATCCACAAAATCACTCCTACGATTATCTATGCGCGTGGGATTACGCCAAGTGTGGGCGATATTGTCAAAATATTGCACAAAGACAATAGCCAATCTCTTGGCATCGTAACCATAAGTGAGGGGAATGGCTTTGGGTTCAATCCTTTTGAATTTGTCGAAAATTTTGGCATACACGATAAAGTCATTATCCAAAACAATGGACTTACTTTCCCTGTGGCAGATTCTATGCTTGGCAGGGCTTTTGACCCGTTAGGACAGCCTATTGATGATGAGCCACCTCTTCAAAATCCTACTTTTGTGCCTATCATAAATCCCCCCATAAAAGCCCTAAAGAGAGGAATCATAGATGAAGTATTTGATGTGGGTGTGCGCTCTATAAATTCGCTACTTACTTGTGGAAAAGGGCAAAAGCTAGGGATTTTTGCAGGCTCGGGTGTGGGCAAATCCACACTTATGGGAATGATAGTGCGCGGGTGCAATGCCCCAATCAAAGTCATAGCACTTATCGGCGAGCGGGGTAGGGAAGTGCCAGAATTTATCCACAAGTCTTTGGGGGGGAGTTTGGAAAATACCGTGCTTATCGTGGCTACAAGCGATGATTCTCCGCTTATGCGCAAATACGGCGCGTTTTCGGCTATGGCAGTAGCAGAATACTTCAAATCACAAGGTAGAGATGTGCTTTTTATTATGGATTCTATCACGCGGTTTGCTATGGCACAGAGAGAGATAGGGCTAGCACTAGGCGAGCCACCCACAAGCAAGGGCTATCCACCAAGTGTGCTCACACTTATGCCACAGCTTATGGAGAGGGCAGGCAAAGAGGAGGGCAAAGGCTCAATAAGTGCGTTTTTTACCGTCCTTGTGGAGGGCGATGACTTAAGCGACCCAATCGCAGACCAAGCTAGAAGTATACTAGATGGGCATATCGTGCTAGATAGAGGGCTAAGCGATTTGGGTGTGTATCCGCCAATCAATATCTTATCATCTGCTTCGCGCGTAAGCAATGACATCATAAGTGATTCTCAAAAAGAGCTAATCCAAAAATTTCGCCGTTATTACTCACTTTTGCGCGAAAACGAAGTGCTTATCCGCATAGGCTCATATCAGCGAGGTAGCGACCCCGAGCTAGACTATGCACTTGATTTAAAGCCCGCTATGGAGGCATTTCTAAAACAAGGAGAAAAAGAAGTCATAAGTTTTGATGAAGCATTAGAGCAACTAGGGAAACTTTTTAGATGA